The genomic window GACTGGACGGTGTCGGGCAGCGCGTTACAATCAAGGGTTGATTTCGCTTCTTTTCCCTGCCCGTGGAGGGTTTTTGAAATGGCTCGTCGAACCTTGTTTCTCGTTGGCGCCGCGGCCGTGGCGGCGGCGTGGATGATCTGCGGCAACACCAACGCCGGCACCAAGTCGGACGCCTTGCGTGGCAACTATCTGGAGTCGCGCACCTGCGACATTTACACCGGGCCCTGCTTCGCCAATTCGCAAGTCGGTCTGGGCGGGCACGAGGCCATCCTGGCCTGGAACATCGAGTCGGGCAGCTTCGGCGGCATCGATCTGAGCGGCCTGAACGTGGTGATGGCCGTGCGGGCCAACGACACGCTCGGCTTCGACGGCGGCCTGGAGGTTTCGCCCGACGTGATCAAGTCGGTGATTCTCGTCGACGAGCGGGCCAACACGGCCCAGCGCGAGGCCCTGGTCGGTCTGGCGAAGAAACGCGCCCCGCGCGTCGTGGGCGACGTGGTGCGGGTGGCCGCGGCGCCGATCAAGATCGACGTCGATCATGCCGAGGGCGTGGCTCATCTCGACGCCGGCAAAGAGGCCCGGTTGACCACGCGCAAGATCATGAAGTGCGATTGCGTCTGCACGAACGAGGCGGTCTTCTATCCGCCGCTGGCCCAGGTGGAGAAATCGTCGCCGGCCTTCACGGTCGACGGCGGCTTCCAGGGCCGCGGGCTGAAAGAACACTGGTCGAACCCCGGCACCCGCAGCGCGTTCGTGGCCAGGTTCGCGGAGTAGAACGCATCAAGCATTGTTGTTGCGTTCCGCCGGGTTTCGATATAATCGAAGCGCCGCCGACAGGCAGCTCTGCCTGCCGAATTTGGTCGGGCGGCGGACCCACCCGCACACGCTCAATCCAGGAGAGGTTGCCATGCTTCAAGTGCTCTTCAACCGCAACTACCGCGACTGCGAAGGAACCACCCGCCGCGAGTTCTTGAAAGTCGGCACGCTCGGGGCCGGCGCGCTCTCGCTCCCGCAGCTCCTGGCCGCACGGGCGGAAGCGAAGGCCGCCGGAAAAGCGGTCAAGGACACCTCGGTGGTCTGGGTCTGGCTCGGCGGCGGCCCTACTCACATCGAAACCTTCGACCCCAAAATGTCGGCGCCGGCCGAATACCGCAGCATCACGGGCGAGGTCGGCACCAAGCTGCCCGGCATCACGCTCGGCGGCACGTTCCCCAAGCTCGCCTCGGTGGTCGACAAGATGGCGCTGGTCCGCTCCTTTGCCCACACCAACAGCGGCCACGGCGGAGGCACCCATTTCGTCATGACCGGTTACGACAACCGGCTGATCGACAACGGCGGCCTGCCGACCCGCCCCTCGCTGGGCTCGATCGCCGCGCGCGTGCGCGGCGCGAACCATCACGAAACCGGCATGCCGACCTACGTGCGTTTGGGCGGCATTGCCGCCGACGGTCCGTCCTTTCTCGGACCGGCCTACGCCCCGTTCGATCCCGCGGGTCAGGCCCGGCGCAATATGGATCTGGCGGTCTCCGATTCGCGTCTGCAAGACCGCCGCGAGCTGCTCGACGGACTCGACCGGCTGAGGCGGCGGGCCGATCACGACGCCTTGATGGAAGGACTGAACCGCTTCGAGCAGCAGGCGTTCGACCTGGTGTTGGGCAATGCCGCCAAAGCGTTCGACACCAAGGGCGAAGACCCGCACGTCGTCGAGCGCTATGGCAAGGGACTGGGCGAGCAGTTGCTGCGCGCCCGGCGGCTGTGCGAGGCGGGTTGCGGCTTCGTCACGGTTTCGTACGGGGGCTGGGACATGCACGGTCAGATCAAGCAGGCGCTCGAGCGGCGCAGCCCCGAGCTGGACCGTGGCTTGGCGGCCTTCGTCGACGATGTTGACAGCCGCGGGCTGAGCGACAAGATTCTGCTGGTCGTCACGGGCGAGTTTGGCCGCACGCCCAAGATCAACCGCAACGCCGGCCGCGACCACTGGGCGCCCTTGAGCACGCTGGCCTTGGCCGGCGGCGGTTTACGCATGGGCCAGGTCATCGGGCAATCGGCCAGCAAGGCCGACGTGCCGCAGACGACTCCCATCCGGCCGCAGGATCTGATGGCCACCGTGTTTCATGTTCTCGGCATCGAACCCAAGATTCAGTTCGTCAATCAGGCCGGTCGCCCGGTGTCCATGCTGGAAAGCGGTGCGCCGATCGACGAGCTGGTGTAAGCCCGTCCCACAGATCGATGTAGTCCTGCAACGCCAAACTACCCTATAATTGTGGCGTGGCGGGCGGAACCGCCTTTCCGGCATGGACTTCGGTTGAGGCATATCGAGTGACGAGTTCAGAATCATCGGCGGCAGAGGGGCCTGTTTCGGATCCGGCCTTGCCCACGCCGAGCGGCGAAAACTCGCGTCTGATGGACCCGGTCGCGCCGGACCGCGTGGCCGACCTGATCGGCATGATCAAGGAGTCGGCCGACAAGCTGCTGCAAGATCAGACCAGTCGCGGCGACCTGAAAATCCTCAGCCGCACGTTGCGCGAGCTGCGCTACGCCTTCAAGGTTTTTTCGCCTTATCGCACGCGCCGCAAAGTGACGGTTTTCGGTTCCGCCCGCACGCGGCCCGAAGACCCCGCCTTTCAACAGGCGGTGGACTTCGGCAAGGCGATGGCCGAGGCGAACTGGCTGGTGGTGACGGGGGCGGCCAGCGGCATCATGGAGGCCGGTCATCTGGGCGCGGGTCGCGAGAACTCGATGGGCCTGAACATCATGCTTCCCTTCGAGCAGGAAGCGAACCCGGTGATCGCGGGCGATCCGAAGCTGGTCCACATGAAGTATTTCTTCACCCGCAAGCTGATGTTCGTGAAGGAGTGCGACGCGGTATGCCTGCTGCCCGGCGGCTTTGGCACGCTCGACGAAGGGCTGGAGGTGCTCACGCTTTTGCAGACCGGCAAGCGCGACATGGTGCCGGTCGTGTTTCTCGACCCGCCGCGGGGCGACTTTTGGTCGGGCTGGCAGCAGTTCGTCAACGACCGATTGTTGCCGCGGGGCATGATTGCGCCTGAAGACCTGTCGCTCTATAAGCTGACCGACCGCGTCGACGAGGCGGTGGGCGAGATTTTGCAGTTCTATCGCGTCTATCACAGCATGCGCTACGTGCGGAACAAGCTGGTGCTGCGTTTGCAGTCGGCCCCCGGCGAGGAGTTGCTGGCGCGGATCCACGACGAGTTCGCAGACATCGTGCATGACGGCAAGTTCGTCGTCAGCGCGCCGCTGGGCGAGGAGCAGGACGACCCGGCCTTGGCAAAGCTGCCGCGGCTGGTGATGCGTTTCAACCGCCGCAATCTCGGCCGCTTGCGTCAGTTGATCGACTGCCTGAACCGCGGCGCCGTGTAGCACGCGCGGCGCGAGGTCCGATCACGCCAGAATCGCTTTCACCACCCGGCCGCTGACCATCGTCAGCCGCTCCTCCTGGCCGTTGTGCGGGAAGGTGAGTGCTTGGTGGTCGAGACCCAGCAAGTGCAAAATCGTGGCGTGCAGGTCATGGACGTGGACTTTGTTTTCCACCGCATAAAGACCCACGGGGTCGGTGGCACCGTAAGTCATGCCGCCGCGCACGCCGCCGCCGGCCAGCCACATGGTGAAGCCATAAGGATTATGGTCGCGGCCGTTGCCGCTCTCGCTCATCGGCGTGCGGCCGAACTCGCCGCCCCAGATCACCAGCGTGCTGGAAAGCAGGCCGCGCCGCTTGAGATCGGCCAGCAGGCCGGCGATGGGGCGATCGCTCTCGCGGCAATATCGGGCATGGTTCCCCTCGACGTTGCTGTGGGCGTCCCACTTGCTGCCCGATCCGGAGTAAATCTGCACGAACCGCACGCCCCGCTCCACTAGCCGCCGCGCCAACAAACAGTTGCGGCCCATCCGCTCCGTCTCCTTCTGGCCGATGCCATACAGGCGCAGCGTCTCTTCGGTCTCCTCGCGCAGTTCGACGGCCTCGGGCGCCGCCGCTTGCATGCGATAGGCCAGTTCATACGCCGCGATGCGGGCTTCGAGTTGGTCGTCCTCGGCCCGCTGCTGCTGATGACGGCGGTTGAGCTGCTGGATGAAGTCGAGCTTGGCCCGCTGCCGCGCGGCGGCGGCCGGTGGCGTCAGGTAGAGAATGGGCGATTCGCCTTCGCGGAACCGCGTGCCTTGATAGGTGGCGGGCATGAAGCCCGTGCCCCAGTTGCGGTTGCCGCCCGGCGGTTCTTCGGGGTAATCGGCCAGCACGACAAAGCCGGGCAGGTCGGCGTTTTCGCTGCCCAGACCGTAAATCGACCACGAGCCGAGACAGGGCCGGCCACCCAGAACGCTGCCGGTGTTCATCTGGCAAACGCTGCCCACGTGGTTCAAACCGTCGGCGTAGCAACTTCGGATCACGGCCAGCTCGTCGACGTGCCGGGCGATCTCCGGATACCAGTCGCTGACCCACGCGCCCGACTCGCCGTGCTGGGAAAACTGCCGCCGCGAAGCCAACAGCGGCGTGTCGGCCGTGCGGCCCATTGCGGTCACCGGCCGCGTGAAGCTGCCGGGCAGCGGCTGACCATCGAGCCGCGTTAGTTCCGGTTTGGGATCGAACAGGTCGATATGGCTTGGACCGCCGTCCAAAAAGCACCAGATCACGCTCTTGGCGCGGGCGGCAAAATGCGGCGGGCGCGCGGCCAGTGGGTTGCTCGGCGCGCTGGAAGTTGCGGCGGGGAGGCGGTCGGCCAAGAGAGACGTGAGGGCCAGGCCGCCGAGACCGCCACCGGCCTTCAGCAGAAATTCGCGGCGCGAATGGGGCAAAATGCGGTGGCTTTGCCCCAGCCACCTCGCTTCCTCGGATTGGTTTTGGAAATTCTCAATCGACATAGATGAACTCGTTGGCATTGATGAGCGCGTGGCAGAAATCGGCGAGCGAGTCGCCTTGGCCTTCGTGAGTTTGGGCACCAATGAAACGGGCGGCGGCCTCAACTTCCTCCGGCGCGGCGGGCCTGCCAAACGCCTGGCGATAAGCGGTGTTGACCAGCGCCGGCAAATCGCTGCCGTGCTCCGATCGCAGACGTTGCGCCCAGCGTGCCGACTGCTGCGAAGCCAACTCGCCGTTGAGCAGCAACAACGATTGCGGCGCGGTCGTGGTTTCCGCGCGACGTGGACAACTATGGTGCATGTCGGGCTGGTCGAACGCCTCGAACAAGGGATAGTGCAGGTTGCGCTTGGCGAACACATAGACCGACCGTCGCTGACGATCGCCGACCTGTTCGTCGGCGGTCCAGGCGTAGGTCTTGCTCAGACCTTCGGGCAGATCGGGCCGCGCACTGGGCCCGAACATCCGCGGGTTCAACTCACCGCTGACGGCAAGCATCGCATCGCGAATCGCTTCGCCCTCCAGCCGCCTTCGCCGGGTGTGCCAAAGAAGCCGGTTCTGAGGATCACGCTCAATGGCCGCCGCCGTCTCCGTCTGAGATGGATCGACACGCGATGCCTGCCGGTAGCTCGCCGAAGTAACCATCAACCGATGCAGGTGCTTCAGGCTCCAGCCATGCCGCACCAACTCCGAAGCCAGCCAGTCGAGCAACTCAGGGTGCGTCGGCGGCTCGCCCTGTGCGCCAAAATCGTTCGCCGTCGGCACGATGCCCATGCCAAAATGCTGTTGCCAAAGCCGATTGGCGATCACCCGCGATGTGAGCGGGTGGTCGGGCCGCGTGAGCCAATCGGCCAACGCAGCCCGCCGGCCGGTGCTTGCGCCGCCGGCGCGCGAGCTGATCGAGGCGGCCGCATCGCCCAAAAACGCGGGAAAGCCGGGCGTCAGCTCCTCGGCCGGTTTGTGCCACGCGCCACCCTCCAGCAGCCGTATGACCGGCGCGGAGGGGCCCACATCGCTCACGGCCATTACGCTGCCCAGCGCTTCGGGCCGCAGAGAGTCGAACTCTTTGAGCTTGGCTTGCAGCTCTTGGTAGCGTTGCTTGTCTTCGGCCGGCAGCTTGGCAGCCAGATCGCTTTCTTTCGGTTCCGCCTGCTTCAGTGCCATGCGGGCGATCTGCTCCTGGTAGGGCGTCCGCTCGTTTTCGGGCAGGGCCACCGCCTGGCGAATCTCGGCGCGGAACTTTCCCAGCAGGTATTCCCGCTGTTGCTGACGCTTGGAAGCCAGCAGCCGCTCAATCTCACCGCGGACCTCGGCCGTGGCCTCCTCCCAGGCGGCCAGTTGACTGCGGTAGCGGGTAAGCTCTTCGGGCGAAGCATCGGGCACATCGTGCGGAACCAGCGGCGCGAAGAACGCTTGCAAGCGGAAGTAATCGGCCTGGGCGATGTCGTCGTATTTGTGGTCGTGGCACTGAGCGCAGCCCATCGTCAGTCCCAGGAAGGCAAGCGACGTGGTGCCCGTGATGTCGTCGAGAATCTCCTGCCGCCGCTGCTCGAGATTGGCCGCGTTGTACTCGTCAGGATAAAGCCGGTTGTAGCCCGTCGCCGCCAGCGCCAGCACATTGTCGGAATCGAGCTCGTCGCCCGCAAGCTGCCACGACACGAAGCGATCGTAGGGAAGATCGTCGTTGAAAGCGCGAATCACGAAGTCGCGGTACTTATAGGCGTTGGGACGCAGCTCGTCGGCCTTGAAGCCGTCGGTCTCGGCATAGCGGACCAGATCGAGCCAGTATTGGGCCGCACGTTCGCCGAAGGCCGGCGAGGCCAACAACCGATCGACCACGCGTTCGAAAGCGTCGGGCCGCTCGTCCGCGATGAACGCCGCCTGTTCATCGGGCGTGGGGGGCAGGCCCACGAGATCGAACGACACGCGACGCAACAGTGTCAGCTTATCGGCCGGTGCGCTGGGGTGCATCGCGGCTGCTTCGAGTTTAGCCAGAATGAACCGGTCAATCGGGTTGACGATCCAGGACGATTTGGAAACGTCGGGTAGGGCAGGCCGTTCGGGCGGCCGAAAAGGCCAGTCGCCGTGGTTAAATGCGGCCGGTTCGTGAGCCCGCGCCAAGTTGCCGGCCGTCCCCGCGAGAAGTGCGGCGAAAACCGTCAACGCGGCTGCTGGCTTAAGTCGCACTAGAGGCACAGAACTTCTCCCGGTACACGCCGAGTGGGGAATCACGACATCAACAATAACTCCTGATTGTAGCGGAAAACTGGGCAAGCGGGTAGCGCTTGCAGTGACGCCAGCGACACGCGCGTCGCGTAGTCGCGAAGCAAGGCCCGCGCGCGCGACGCGAAGCAAGACGCGAAGCAAAAGACGCGAAGCACGACGCCCAAAGCACGCGAAGCAAAGCACGCGAAGCAAGACACCCAAAGTCTATCCAGTCTCGGCAGGACCCAGCAATCCTGGCAAACGACTGGCCAGCTAGTGTACACGACTGTCAATCGACGAAAACAAACTCGTTGCTGCCCAAAAGCGCCTGGGCATATTGCTCCCAGGGCGAGAGCTTCACCGCGCCGGCGACGACCGACGTGCCGGCCAGGAACTCGCGCGCCAGTTGGCGTTCACGCTCGCGCGGCGGC from Pirellulales bacterium includes these protein-coding regions:
- a CDS encoding LOG family protein, which produces MPTPSGENSRLMDPVAPDRVADLIGMIKESADKLLQDQTSRGDLKILSRTLRELRYAFKVFSPYRTRRKVTVFGSARTRPEDPAFQQAVDFGKAMAEANWLVVTGAASGIMEAGHLGAGRENSMGLNIMLPFEQEANPVIAGDPKLVHMKYFFTRKLMFVKECDAVCLLPGGFGTLDEGLEVLTLLQTGKRDMVPVVFLDPPRGDFWSGWQQFVNDRLLPRGMIAPEDLSLYKLTDRVDEAVGEILQFYRVYHSMRYVRNKLVLRLQSAPGEELLARIHDEFADIVHDGKFVVSAPLGEEQDDPALAKLPRLVMRFNRRNLGRLRQLIDCLNRGAV
- a CDS encoding DUF1326 domain-containing protein, which gives rise to MARRTLFLVGAAAVAAAWMICGNTNAGTKSDALRGNYLESRTCDIYTGPCFANSQVGLGGHEAILAWNIESGSFGGIDLSGLNVVMAVRANDTLGFDGGLEVSPDVIKSVILVDERANTAQREALVGLAKKRAPRVVGDVVRVAAAPIKIDVDHAEGVAHLDAGKEARLTTRKIMKCDCVCTNEAVFYPPLAQVEKSSPAFTVDGGFQGRGLKEHWSNPGTRSAFVARFAE
- a CDS encoding DUF1501 domain-containing protein, with amino-acid sequence MLQVLFNRNYRDCEGTTRREFLKVGTLGAGALSLPQLLAARAEAKAAGKAVKDTSVVWVWLGGGPTHIETFDPKMSAPAEYRSITGEVGTKLPGITLGGTFPKLASVVDKMALVRSFAHTNSGHGGGTHFVMTGYDNRLIDNGGLPTRPSLGSIAARVRGANHHETGMPTYVRLGGIAADGPSFLGPAYAPFDPAGQARRNMDLAVSDSRLQDRRELLDGLDRLRRRADHDALMEGLNRFEQQAFDLVLGNAAKAFDTKGEDPHVVERYGKGLGEQLLRARRLCEAGCGFVTVSYGGWDMHGQIKQALERRSPELDRGLAAFVDDVDSRGLSDKILLVVTGEFGRTPKINRNAGRDHWAPLSTLALAGGGLRMGQVIGQSASKADVPQTTPIRPQDLMATVFHVLGIEPKIQFVNQAGRPVSMLESGAPIDELV
- a CDS encoding DUF1549 and DUF1553 domain-containing protein; amino-acid sequence: MLCFACFGRRASRLLLRVLLRVARAGLASRLRDARVAGVTASATRLPSFPLQSGVIVDVVIPHSACTGRSSVPLVRLKPAAALTVFAALLAGTAGNLARAHEPAAFNHGDWPFRPPERPALPDVSKSSWIVNPIDRFILAKLEAAAMHPSAPADKLTLLRRVSFDLVGLPPTPDEQAAFIADERPDAFERVVDRLLASPAFGERAAQYWLDLVRYAETDGFKADELRPNAYKYRDFVIRAFNDDLPYDRFVSWQLAGDELDSDNVLALAATGYNRLYPDEYNAANLEQRRQEILDDITGTTSLAFLGLTMGCAQCHDHKYDDIAQADYFRLQAFFAPLVPHDVPDASPEELTRYRSQLAAWEEATAEVRGEIERLLASKRQQQREYLLGKFRAEIRQAVALPENERTPYQEQIARMALKQAEPKESDLAAKLPAEDKQRYQELQAKLKEFDSLRPEALGSVMAVSDVGPSAPVIRLLEGGAWHKPAEELTPGFPAFLGDAAASISSRAGGASTGRRAALADWLTRPDHPLTSRVIANRLWQQHFGMGIVPTANDFGAQGEPPTHPELLDWLASELVRHGWSLKHLHRLMVTSASYRQASRVDPSQTETAAAIERDPQNRLLWHTRRRRLEGEAIRDAMLAVSGELNPRMFGPSARPDLPEGLSKTYAWTADEQVGDRQRRSVYVFAKRNLHYPLFEAFDQPDMHHSCPRRAETTTAPQSLLLLNGELASQQSARWAQRLRSEHGSDLPALVNTAYRQAFGRPAAPEEVEAAARFIGAQTHEGQGDSLADFCHALINANEFIYVD
- a CDS encoding DUF1501 domain-containing protein, with the protein product MSIENFQNQSEEARWLGQSHRILPHSRREFLLKAGGGLGGLALTSLLADRLPAATSSAPSNPLAARPPHFAARAKSVIWCFLDGGPSHIDLFDPKPELTRLDGQPLPGSFTRPVTAMGRTADTPLLASRRQFSQHGESGAWVSDWYPEIARHVDELAVIRSCYADGLNHVGSVCQMNTGSVLGGRPCLGSWSIYGLGSENADLPGFVVLADYPEEPPGGNRNWGTGFMPATYQGTRFREGESPILYLTPPAAAARQRAKLDFIQQLNRRHQQQRAEDDQLEARIAAYELAYRMQAAAPEAVELREETEETLRLYGIGQKETERMGRNCLLARRLVERGVRFVQIYSGSGSKWDAHSNVEGNHARYCRESDRPIAGLLADLKRRGLLSSTLVIWGGEFGRTPMSESGNGRDHNPYGFTMWLAGGGVRGGMTYGATDPVGLYAVENKVHVHDLHATILHLLGLDHQALTFPHNGQEERLTMVSGRVVKAILA